The following coding sequences lie in one Kamptonema formosum PCC 6407 genomic window:
- a CDS encoding FmdB family zinc ribbon protein codes for MPIYDYFCPTNNERVEVWHSMNQQVTTWGELCKLAKCDPGDTPEDATVRRLLSAPRLIMPTSNTDYKSAGFSKYVKRDEGVYEDVTAVDAKSRLINREGKPIQG; via the coding sequence ATGCCTATCTACGATTATTTTTGTCCCACCAATAACGAACGGGTCGAAGTTTGGCACAGTATGAACCAGCAAGTGACTACTTGGGGGGAACTGTGCAAGTTAGCTAAATGCGATCCCGGAGATACTCCAGAAGACGCTACTGTGCGCCGTTTGCTGAGTGCGCCAAGACTGATAATGCCGACATCAAATACTGATTACAAGAGCGCTGGGTTTAGCAAGTATGTGAAGCGCGATGAGGGTGTTTATGAGGATGTTACGGCTGTTGATGCAAAAAGTCGCCTTATTAATCGCGAGGGAAAGCCGATTCAAGGCTGA